A single window of Acetobacteraceae bacterium DNA harbors:
- the nikA gene encoding nickel ABC transporter, nickel/metallophore periplasmic binding protein, with the protein MPAFPLKPLLVAAGLFFLPTAGISQVLNFSWPVNVGPLNPHLYTPNQMFAQDMVYEPLVRFEKDGKIHPFLAQSWEISADGKTYLFNLRKDVKFSNGEIFDAKAVKANFDAILANRSRHNWLESINQITAVKVIAPYAIQITLKENYYPFLEDLSFPRPFKFIAPSQFKNSGTKDGILSPIGTGPWKLAKTKLGEEDIFTRNEFYWGEKPDFEQINVKIIPDPNSRAMALETGQIDLIQGANGAISLDMFEQFKKSKKYQTDLSAPLGTLMVVLNTQKGPLKELAVREAIHHAVDKKSILSSVLYNTQQKAETLFAKNIPYADIDLKTYEYDPALSASLLEKSGWIAPKKNGIREKNGEKLTLALAFVGSDTIMKSISEIIQANLRQIGIDTQLIGEEESSIFARQREGNFAMIFEEVWGAPFAPAALLSSMRAPSHADYQAQLGLPDKKEIDLEIQKVLTSHNEQTRKALYKDILTRLHQEAVYLPLTYVTAIGVANDKIKNINFGATIMEIPFHQMKRGKA; encoded by the coding sequence ATGCCCGCTTTTCCCCTCAAGCCTCTCCTCGTTGCGGCAGGCCTATTTTTTTTGCCAACCGCCGGGATCAGTCAAGTTTTAAACTTCTCTTGGCCTGTCAATGTCGGCCCTCTAAACCCGCATCTTTACACGCCTAATCAGATGTTTGCGCAGGATATGGTTTATGAACCTTTAGTCCGCTTTGAAAAAGATGGGAAAATTCACCCCTTTCTGGCACAATCTTGGGAGATTTCGGCAGATGGTAAAACCTATCTTTTTAACCTGCGCAAAGATGTTAAATTTTCCAATGGAGAGATTTTTGATGCGAAAGCGGTTAAAGCAAATTTTGATGCCATTTTAGCCAATCGCTCACGCCATAATTGGCTGGAATCCATTAATCAAATCACTGCTGTGAAAGTCATAGCGCCCTACGCAATCCAAATTACCCTCAAAGAAAACTATTATCCTTTTTTAGAAGACCTTTCTTTTCCTCGCCCTTTCAAATTTATTGCCCCTTCCCAATTTAAAAATTCTGGTACCAAAGACGGTATCCTTTCTCCTATTGGGACAGGCCCTTGGAAACTCGCAAAAACAAAATTGGGGGAAGAGGATATTTTTACCCGCAATGAATTTTACTGGGGAGAAAAGCCCGATTTTGAACAAATTAATGTCAAAATCATCCCCGATCCCAATAGTCGGGCTATGGCCTTGGAAACAGGACAGATTGATTTAATCCAAGGGGCTAATGGAGCGATCTCGCTCGATATGTTTGAACAATTTAAAAAATCCAAAAAATATCAAACAGATCTTTCAGCACCTTTGGGAACCTTAATGGTCGTTCTCAATACGCAAAAGGGTCCTTTAAAAGAATTGGCTGTCCGAGAGGCCATTCATCATGCTGTCGATAAAAAAAGCATCCTTTCCAGCGTGCTGTACAATACCCAGCAAAAGGCAGAGACACTTTTTGCTAAAAATATTCCTTATGCCGATATTGATTTAAAAACATATGAATATGACCCAGCCTTATCCGCCAGCCTCTTGGAAAAATCAGGTTGGATTGCCCCTAAAAAAAACGGCATTCGTGAAAAAAATGGTGAAAAACTTACCCTAGCTCTCGCCTTTGTCGGCAGTGACACCATTATGAAATCCATCTCGGAAATTATTCAAGCCAACCTTCGCCAAATTGGTATTGATACCCAACTCATCGGTGAAGAAGAAAGCAGTATCTTTGCTCGCCAAAGAGAGGGGAATTTTGCAATGATCTTTGAAGAGGTCTGGGGCGCACCTTTTGCCCCTGCAGCTCTGCTCAGCTCTATGCGAGCGCCCTCCCATGCTGATTATCAAGCACAGCTTGGCTTGCCGGATAAAAAAGAAATTGATTTAGAAATTCAAAAAGTCCTCACCTCTCACAATGAGCAGACCCGCAAAGCGCTTTATAAAGATATTCTCACCCGCCTTCATCAAGAGGCGGTCTATCTTCCTCTGACTTATGTCACCGCAATCGGCGTTGCAAATGACAAAATCAAAAACATAAATTTTGGGGCAACCATTATGGAAATTCCCTTTCACCAAATGAAAAGGGGCAAAGCATAA
- the nikC gene encoding nickel ABC transporter permease subunit NikC, whose translation MKAASLFYICKRYFLPYFATITLFLFFLSALLGPWLSPYSPTEIDLLHRLAPPNIHHWLGTDLLGRDILSRLIAAARLSLSAVLAALLLILTLGFLIGGSAGFIGGKIDQIFMRLTDICMIFPTFILALFLIGALGTGLSNVILAIALSHWPWYARIIRGFVLSTRHKEFLLSAKMSGASPYQVFKTHLLPMIFSQLIVLASLDVGHILLHVAALSFLGLGVQPPTPEWGVMISEALPYIRTAPFLIFWPGLALFLNIMGFNILGDTLRDHLDPHLPKSGEIP comes from the coding sequence ATGAAAGCCGCCAGCCTTTTTTACATTTGCAAAAGATATTTTCTGCCTTATTTTGCAACTATCACGCTCTTTCTCTTTTTTCTTTCTGCGCTGCTTGGCCCTTGGCTTTCTCCCTATTCACCGACAGAAATTGATCTCCTACACCGCCTCGCACCGCCAAACATACACCATTGGCTAGGAACCGACCTCCTCGGACGGGATATTTTATCCCGCCTTATCGCTGCCGCACGTCTTTCTTTAAGTGCTGTTCTAGCCGCCTTGCTGCTTATTCTTACATTAGGTTTTTTAATCGGTGGTAGCGCAGGCTTTATCGGTGGAAAGATTGATCAAATCTTTATGCGCCTAACCGATATTTGCATGATCTTTCCCACCTTTATTTTAGCCTTATTTTTAATTGGCGCTTTAGGTACAGGACTTAGCAATGTCATCTTAGCGATTGCTCTCTCTCACTGGCCTTGGTACGCACGCATCATAAGAGGATTTGTTCTCTCGACCCGGCATAAGGAATTTCTTCTCTCCGCTAAAATGAGCGGAGCCAGTCCTTATCAGGTTTTTAAAACCCATCTTTTGCCGATGATCTTTTCACAATTAATCGTCCTTGCCTCTCTGGATGTCGGACATATCCTGCTCCATGTGGCCGCACTTTCCTTTCTGGGCTTAGGCGTTCAGCCGCCTACTCCTGAATGGGGCGTGATGATTAGCGAAGCGCTTCCCTATATTCGGACGGCACCGTTCCTTATTTTTTGGCCGGGTCTCGCTCTTTTTCTTAATATTATGGGATTTAATATTCTTGGAGATACCTTGCGCGATCACCTTGATCCCCATCTACCAAAAAGCGGAGAGATTCCTTGA
- the nikE gene encoding nickel import ATP-binding protein NikE gives MILLQACALSKDYKIKTGLKPILKEISFAIKEGESLALLGRSGCGKSTLMRLLMGLESPDKGEIFFKEKKFSEMKKADKREFYQNVQLIFQDSLSAVNPRFSVEKIIAEPLNYLSSLNAAEKISRIKTLLQMVDLPEDFQTRLPFQLSGGQLQRVCIARALALEPKLLLLDEAVSNLDIHLQVETLNLLKKLQKEQGISYLFVTHDFRLVKKFSDQILVMDQGEIVEKIDARKIALHHPASFQLWEAILPPFPKTYSRLS, from the coding sequence ATGATCCTCCTTCAAGCCTGTGCCCTTTCAAAAGATTATAAAATCAAAACAGGGCTTAAACCTATTTTAAAAGAGATTTCTTTTGCCATTAAAGAAGGAGAATCTCTTGCGCTTCTTGGACGCAGCGGATGTGGCAAAAGTACCCTAATGCGCCTTCTTATGGGACTTGAATCCCCCGATAAAGGAGAGATCTTTTTTAAAGAGAAAAAATTCTCCGAAATGAAAAAGGCGGATAAGAGAGAATTTTATCAAAATGTACAACTCATTTTTCAAGATTCCCTTTCTGCCGTTAATCCCCGCTTTTCTGTTGAAAAGATCATTGCAGAACCGTTGAACTATCTTTCCTCGCTAAACGCAGCAGAAAAAATATCTCGAATCAAAACGCTTCTCCAGATGGTGGATCTGCCGGAAGATTTCCAAACACGCTTGCCCTTTCAACTCAGCGGCGGACAACTCCAACGTGTTTGCATTGCCAGAGCCCTTGCCCTTGAGCCAAAACTGCTTTTACTTGATGAGGCCGTCTCAAATCTGGATATCCATCTACAAGTAGAAACCCTTAACCTGCTCAAAAAACTCCAGAAAGAACAGGGCATTAGCTATCTCTTTGTGACGCATGATTTTCGCTTAGTGAAAAAATTTTCTGATCAAATTCTCGTCATGGATCAAGGAGAAATTGTTGAAAAGATCGATGCGCGCAAGATAGCGTTACACCACCCCGCCTCATTTCAGCTTTGGGAAGCTATCCTGCCCCCTTTTCCTAAAACATATTCAAGGCTATCCTGA
- the nikR gene encoding nickel-responsive transcriptional regulator NikR: protein MQRITITIDDDLMAELDEMIQRRGYQNRSEALRDLARSGLQQAALKDGDVLEECVGVLSYTYNHEAREISKKLTESHHENHDISIASLHVHLNHNRCLEVSILKGKTKEVCHLADHVKAERHVTHGNLTILPN from the coding sequence ATGCAACGCATTACGATTACGATTGACGATGATCTTATGGCAGAACTTGATGAAATGATCCAACGCAGAGGTTACCAAAACCGTTCTGAAGCGTTGCGTGACCTTGCACGTTCAGGCCTCCAGCAAGCCGCTCTGAAGGACGGGGATGTTCTGGAGGAATGTGTCGGCGTTTTGAGCTATACCTATAATCACGAGGCACGGGAAATCTCTAAGAAACTGACCGAGAGCCACCATGAAAATCACGATATTTCCATAGCGTCTCTCCATGTCCATCTCAATCATAATCGTTGTTTAGAAGTCAGTATCTTAAAGGGCAAAACCAAAGAAGTCTGCCATCTGGCAGACCATGTCAAAGCCGAACGTCACGTGACGCACGGCAATTTAACAATTTTACCTAATTAA
- the nikB gene encoding nickel ABC transporter permease subunit NikB codes for MLRLTLRRLSLLPLMLFGASLFIFCLIHLGPSDPAMDYLRLSNIPPTAEALENTRQMLGLNRPLYLQYTHWILQALRGDFGTSFASGRPVLPDLLYFLPATLELAGTALLLTLLLSIPLGIWAARHPNKWQDQLVRFIALLGVSMPNFWLGILLIWLFSLTLGWLPPLGKEGFTSLLMPAIAIAFMSLAINARLLRGSMLEISGQRHVLYAKLRGLRKTQVERHHIFLNASLPLINALGMYIAELIAGTLVIESIFAWPGLGRFAVSAILNRDYPVIQCFTLFMAMIFILCNLSVDLFCAWIDPRIRLSLDKKR; via the coding sequence ATGCTTCGCCTAACCCTACGCCGTCTTTCACTTCTGCCTTTGATGCTGTTCGGTGCCTCTCTTTTTATCTTTTGCCTTATTCATTTGGGCCCCAGTGATCCTGCAATGGATTATCTGCGTCTTTCCAACATTCCGCCAACGGCAGAAGCGCTCGAAAATACCCGTCAAATGCTGGGGCTAAACCGTCCGCTTTATCTGCAATATACACACTGGATCTTGCAAGCGCTTCGGGGCGATTTCGGTACTTCCTTTGCGAGTGGACGACCTGTTCTGCCGGATTTACTTTATTTTTTACCCGCCACACTGGAGCTTGCCGGCACGGCTTTGCTCCTAACACTCCTTCTTTCCATTCCCCTTGGAATCTGGGCGGCACGACATCCCAATAAATGGCAGGATCAGCTTGTCCGTTTCATTGCCTTGCTCGGCGTATCCATGCCAAATTTTTGGCTCGGTATTTTACTCATTTGGCTCTTCTCTCTGACTTTGGGGTGGTTGCCGCCCCTCGGAAAAGAGGGCTTCACCAGCCTTCTCATGCCGGCAATTGCCATCGCCTTTATGTCCCTCGCCATCAATGCAAGATTACTCCGTGGCAGTATGTTGGAAATTTCAGGCCAAAGACACGTCCTTTACGCAAAGCTCAGAGGCCTAAGGAAAACCCAAGTTGAACGTCACCATATTTTCTTAAATGCCTCCCTGCCCCTCATTAACGCTTTAGGCATGTATATTGCAGAACTCATTGCAGGAACGCTTGTTATCGAAAGTATTTTTGCATGGCCGGGGCTAGGACGCTTTGCCGTCTCCGCCATTTTAAACCGTGATTATCCCGTCATCCAATGTTTTACACTCTTTATGGCAATGATCTTTATCCTCTGTAATCTAAGCGTTGATCTTTTTTGCGCTTGGATTGACCCGCGTATTCGGCTTTCTTTGGACAAGAAAAGATGA
- a CDS encoding ATP-binding cassette domain-containing protein yields MNLQRLSLKNLTITTQSKDKKREIISNLSLELQQGKILALLGASGSGKTMACAGILDTLPTGIRATYDSLLLNGTRIQPAQLRGEKIASIMQNPRSAFNPLKNMYAHAKETLKALGKNTQNDRQKILKAMQDSGLENIEELLSLYAFEMSGGQLQRMMISLALLSEAPFLIADEPTSDLDLIVQHQVLTLIEKLVKERNLGVLLITHDLSVVAKLANEVAVMDQGRIIEQASVQNIFSKPQHPVTQNLLQAHFSLYEGMAELP; encoded by the coding sequence TTGAACTTACAAAGACTTTCTCTCAAAAACCTCACCATTACGACCCAATCTAAAGACAAAAAAAGAGAGATTATCTCAAACCTCTCTTTAGAACTGCAACAGGGAAAAATTCTTGCCCTCCTTGGTGCGAGTGGCTCCGGCAAAACAATGGCCTGTGCCGGGATCTTAGACACTCTGCCGACAGGGATCAGGGCAACCTATGATTCTCTTCTTTTGAATGGTACCCGCATCCAACCTGCTCAGCTTCGAGGGGAAAAAATTGCCAGTATTATGCAAAATCCGAGAAGTGCCTTTAATCCGCTTAAAAATATGTATGCACATGCCAAAGAGACCTTAAAAGCTCTTGGAAAGAACACACAAAATGATCGACAAAAAATCCTCAAGGCCATGCAGGATTCCGGACTTGAAAATATAGAGGAACTCCTCTCGCTTTATGCATTTGAAATGAGCGGCGGACAGCTTCAACGCATGATGATTTCTCTTGCCCTTCTCAGTGAAGCCCCCTTCCTGATTGCAGATGAACCCACCAGCGATTTAGACTTAATCGTACAGCATCAAGTTCTCACGCTCATTGAAAAACTCGTAAAAGAACGCAATCTTGGTGTTTTACTGATTACACATGATCTTTCTGTCGTTGCAAAACTTGCCAATGAAGTTGCCGTGATGGATCAAGGCCGCATTATCGAGCAAGCAAGCGTGCAGAATATTTTCAGCAAACCGCAACATCCCGTAACGCAAAATCTACTCCAAGCCCATTTTTCTCTCTATGAAGGGATGGCAGAGCTCCCATGA
- a CDS encoding TetR/AcrR family transcriptional regulator, with translation MVKNMLDINEKKQLILEAALKVIVHEKGMLPTKKVGAQAGISEATVFHYFKTKEMLLKALLHYLMEDFQLHCKKCGLYNTDKGMDCIVLNIPIRQRLRILWDVYLDWGIEHALQFKALQFLDKGKDILVAFLEEQLCLFSRSEALFFQEEPDKENILPSWYFKFVSGLFMAAVNTTLETILRMPEPYARRYLREMGFLIFVSGLLPNASVNPKERSLEG, from the coding sequence ATGGTAAAGAATATGCTCGATATTAATGAGAAAAAACAGCTTATTTTAGAAGCTGCATTGAAAGTAATCGTGCATGAAAAAGGGATGCTGCCGACAAAGAAAGTCGGTGCGCAAGCAGGGATTTCCGAGGCGACGGTTTTTCATTATTTCAAGACAAAAGAGATGCTGTTAAAAGCCCTTTTGCATTATCTTATGGAGGATTTTCAGCTTCATTGTAAAAAATGCGGCCTTTATAATACTGATAAAGGAATGGATTGCATTGTGCTTAATATTCCCATACGGCAGAGGCTGCGAATTTTATGGGATGTTTATCTGGATTGGGGGATAGAACATGCGCTGCAATTTAAGGCGCTTCAGTTTTTGGATAAAGGGAAGGACATTCTTGTTGCCTTTTTAGAAGAGCAATTATGTCTTTTTTCCCGTTCCGAAGCGCTCTTTTTTCAAGAGGAACCCGACAAAGAGAATATTTTGCCATCCTGGTATTTTAAATTTGTAAGCGGTCTTTTTATGGCCGCAGTGAATACAACTTTAGAAACGATTTTAAGAATGCCTGAGCCATATGCAAGGCGTTATCTTCGGGAAATGGGGTTTTTGATTTTTGTCTCCGGGCTTTTGCCCAATGCTTCTGTAAATCCAAAAGAGCGTTCGCTTGAGGGTTAA